In Alosa alosa isolate M-15738 ecotype Scorff River chromosome 23, AALO_Geno_1.1, whole genome shotgun sequence, a single window of DNA contains:
- the prkag3a gene encoding 5'-AMP-activated protein kinase subunit gamma-1 isoform X2, which yields MEIVKQAASQDEPPKIDAVLHPLTFCSATDADAEIYMNFMKKHCCYDAMPTSCKLVVFDTTLQVKKAFFALVANGLRAAPLWDNKSQRFVGMLTITDFINILHRYYKSPLVQIYELEEHKIETWRGDSSQNVYLQCCNRCLISITPDASLFDAIYSLLKHKIHRLPVIDPKSGNVLHILTHKRILKFLHIFGDKIPKPGFLQKTIDEVGIGTFKEIATVQETATLYDALSVFVDRRVSALPVVDSKGKVVALYSRFDVINLAAQKTYNNLNMTMREAVRRRTCFVEGVMKCYGHETLETIIDRIVRAEVHRLVLVDREDVVRGIISLSDLLQAMVLTPADIACK from the exons ATGGAAATTGTCAAACAG GCAGCATCGCAAGATGAACCTCCCAAGATCGACGCAG TCCTCCATCCTCTGACATTCTGCTCAGCCACTGATGCTGATGCAGAGATATACATGAACTTCATGAAGAAACACTGTTGCTATGATGCCATGCCAACAAGTTGTAAACTAGTCGTATTTGACACCACACTTCAG GTGAAGAAGGCATTCTTTGCTTTAGTGGCCAATGGCTTAAGGGCTGCCCCCCTATGGGACAACAAGTCGCAAAGATTTGTGG GTATGCTCACCATCACAGATTTTATCAACATTCTTCACCGCTACTACAAATCTCCCTTG GTTCAGATCTACGAGCTGGAGGAACACAAGATTGAGACTTGGAGAGGTGATTCATCTCAAA ACGTTTATCTTCAGTGCTGTAACCGCTGTCTGATCAGTATCACACCTGATGCCAG TCTCTTCGACGCCATCTACTCTCTGCTGAAGCACAAGATCCACCGACTACCTGTCATTGACCCTAAGTCAGGAAATGTGCTACACATTCTGACACACAAGCGCATCCTCAAATTCCTTCACATATTT GGAGACAAGATACCAAAGCCTGGGTTCTTGCAGAAAACCATAGATGAAGTTGGCATCGGGACTTTCAAAGAGATAGCCACTGTGCAAGAGACCGCCACGCTTTACGACGCCTTGTCTGTGTTCGTGGATCGGAGGGTGTCTGCCCTGCCAGTTGTTGACAGCAAAG GAAAGGTGGTGGCTCTCTACTCCAGGTTTGATGTGATT AATCTTGCAGCACAGAAGACTTACAACAATCTCAACATGACCATGCGGGAGGCTGTGCGGAGGCGGACTTGTTTTGTAGAGGGGGTCATGAAGTGCTATGGCCATGAGACCCTTGAGACGATCATCGACAGAATTGTTAGAGCAGAG gttCATCGGCTGGTTCTGGTGGACAGGGAAGATGTGGTGAGGggcataatctctctctctgacctgcTTCAGGCCATGGTCTTAACCCCAGCAG ATATTGCCTGCAAGTAA
- the prkag3a gene encoding 5'-AMP-activated protein kinase subunit gamma-1 isoform X4: MEIVKQAASQDEPPKIDAATDADAEIYMNFMKKHCCYDAMPTSCKLVVFDTTLQVKKAFFALVANGLRAAPLWDNKSQRFVGMLTITDFINILHRYYKSPLVQIYELEEHKIETWRGDSSQNVYLQCCNRCLISITPDASLFDAIYSLLKHKIHRLPVIDPKSGNVLHILTHKRILKFLHIFGDKIPKPGFLQKTIDEVGIGTFKEIATVQETATLYDALSVFVDRRVSALPVVDSKGKVVALYSRFDVINLAAQKTYNNLNMTMREAVRRRTCFVEGVMKCYGHETLETIIDRIVRAEVHRLVLVDREDVVRGIISLSDLLQAMVLTPAGIDALCS; the protein is encoded by the exons ATGGAAATTGTCAAACAG GCAGCATCGCAAGATGAACCTCCCAAGATCGACGCAG CCACTGATGCTGATGCAGAGATATACATGAACTTCATGAAGAAACACTGTTGCTATGATGCCATGCCAACAAGTTGTAAACTAGTCGTATTTGACACCACACTTCAG GTGAAGAAGGCATTCTTTGCTTTAGTGGCCAATGGCTTAAGGGCTGCCCCCCTATGGGACAACAAGTCGCAAAGATTTGTGG GTATGCTCACCATCACAGATTTTATCAACATTCTTCACCGCTACTACAAATCTCCCTTG GTTCAGATCTACGAGCTGGAGGAACACAAGATTGAGACTTGGAGAGGTGATTCATCTCAAA ACGTTTATCTTCAGTGCTGTAACCGCTGTCTGATCAGTATCACACCTGATGCCAG TCTCTTCGACGCCATCTACTCTCTGCTGAAGCACAAGATCCACCGACTACCTGTCATTGACCCTAAGTCAGGAAATGTGCTACACATTCTGACACACAAGCGCATCCTCAAATTCCTTCACATATTT GGAGACAAGATACCAAAGCCTGGGTTCTTGCAGAAAACCATAGATGAAGTTGGCATCGGGACTTTCAAAGAGATAGCCACTGTGCAAGAGACCGCCACGCTTTACGACGCCTTGTCTGTGTTCGTGGATCGGAGGGTGTCTGCCCTGCCAGTTGTTGACAGCAAAG GAAAGGTGGTGGCTCTCTACTCCAGGTTTGATGTGATT AATCTTGCAGCACAGAAGACTTACAACAATCTCAACATGACCATGCGGGAGGCTGTGCGGAGGCGGACTTGTTTTGTAGAGGGGGTCATGAAGTGCTATGGCCATGAGACCCTTGAGACGATCATCGACAGAATTGTTAGAGCAGAG gttCATCGGCTGGTTCTGGTGGACAGGGAAGATGTGGTGAGGggcataatctctctctctgacctgcTTCAGGCCATGGTCTTAACCCCAGCAGGTATTGATGCTCTTTGCTCGTAA
- the retreg2 gene encoding reticulophagy regulator 2 produces MASEEEARRPSVSSSSVGLEALFPGGGSDQPCGDGNPELVRLRERLQGWLSQYEPVVLWVQRLLVWERPLYSIIAALTLNTMFWLLSSTSLRPLFLLSVSLLGLILLERWKYKLPKMTVRNPEAATVERETMTVQPRLLSVAELSHHLAESYLTCSLYIQEMLQFKQQNHGKFCAMMCCGCLVLAMVGHYVPGIMISYIIVLSVLLWPLVVYHELIQRMYTGLEPILMKLDYSMKGDTQHRKHDKRKVKKESEEGDEPRAETESESEEELSCFAPTVDVKTTALAMAITDSELSDEEASILESGGFSVSRATTPQLTDVSEDLDRQSMNSEPEETFSRDLPEFPSVDEFPSLEHGLFHFPLGASAPAESSTVEHSETDYQSAASLLLQHLASPLHFVNTHFNGHGKLAGTSQAAVVGSVKEEEEVGDEGEVTPEAPGPSRSLEALSEEIVSTAISTVVQNTLSALLRTTEAMEAPCMEEFMPTEMPPCPMESTLETPDSAAATTTTTTAASSALHHHTAPISGEEKEDVTGEASAEELPDVTLMPAEEEDFELLDQSELEMMDEGLDLGLDGQGVGTTASTTPDTPASGDQHPQMS; encoded by the exons ATGGCGAGCGAGGAGGAGGCCAGACGCCCCTCCGTTTCCTCCTCTTCGGTAGGTCTTGAGGCCTTGTTCCCAGGCGGGGGATCTGACCAACCTTGCGGAGATGGGAACCCGGAGCTAGTGCGACTTCGTGAACGGCTCCAGGGCTGGTTGTCGCAGTATGAGCCCGTGGTGTTGTGGGTGCAGAGGCTACTTGTCTGGGAGAGGCCCTTGTACAGCATCATTGCTGCCCTCACGCTTAACACCATGTTCTG GCTCTTGTCGTCCACCTCTTTACGTCCGCTATTTCTTTTGAGTGTCTCTCTCCTTGGTCTCATACTCCTGGAAAGATGGAAATATAAACTCCCAAAAATGACTG TCCGGAATCCCGAGGCTGCCACTGTTGAAAG GGAGACCATGACTGTGCAACCTCGTCTTTTGAGCGTGGCCGAACTTAGCCATCACCTGGCAGAGAGTTACCTGACCTGCAGCCTCTACATCCAGGAGATGCTCCAGTTCAAACAGCAGAATCATGGCAAG TTCTGTGCCATGATGTGCTGCGGCTGTTTAGTTTTGGCTATGGTTGGTCACTATGTTCCAGGAATTATGATTTCTTACATCATCG tgttgagtgtgttgCTTTGGCCACTGGTTGTGTATCACGAGCTGATCCAGAGGATGTACACTGGCCTGGAGCCCATTCTAATGAAGTTGGACTACAGCATGAAGGGGGACACCCAGCATCGCAAACACGACAAGCGCA AGGTAAAGAAGGAGTCTGAGGAGGGCGATGAGCCGCGAGCTGAGACGGAGAGTGAGAGCGAGGAGGAGCTCTCCTGCTTTGCTCCGACG GTGGATGTGAAGACCACAGCATTGGCCATGGCCATCACAGACTCGGAGCTGTCTGACGAGGAAGCGAGTATCTTAGAGAGTGGGGGATTCTCTGTGTCCAGAGCCACCACCCCACAGCTGACTGACGTCTCTGAAG ACCTGGACAGGCAGAGCATGAATAGTGAACCAGAGGAAACGTTCTCTAGAGATCTTCCAGAGTTCCCTTCTGTGGACGAGTTCCCTTCCTTGGAGCACGGTTTGTTCCACTTCCCCCTGGGTGCCTCCGCACCGGCAGAGAGTTCCACGGTAGAACATTCAGAGACGGACTACCAAAGCGCCGCCAGCCTGCTCCTTCAACATTTAGCGTCCCCTCTCCATTTCGTCAACACCCACTTTAACGGGCACGGCAAGCTGGCCGGCACTAGCCAGGCCGCTGTGGTCGGATCggtgaaagaggaagaggaggttggCGATGAAGGAGAGGTGACCCCAGAGGCTCCTGGCCCCAGCCGCTCCCTGGAGGCGTTGAGCGAGGAGATTGTGAGCACGGCCATCTCAACCGTGGTCCAGAACACACTGTCGGCCCTGCTGCGCACCACTGAGGCCATGGAGGCGCCGTGCATGGAGGAGTTCATGCCCACCGAAATGCCCCCATGCCCCATGGAGTCCACCCTGGAAACCCCTGACAgtgccgccgccaccaccaccaccaccaccgccgcctcttctgccctccaccaccacacagcACCTATCAGTGGTGAGGAGAAGGAGGATGTGACCGGTGAAGCCAGCGCAGAGGAACTGCCGGACGTCACGCTCATGCCGGCCGAGGAGGAGGACTTTGAGCTTCTGGACCAAAGCGAACTGGAGATGATGGACGAAGGCTTGGATTTGGGCCTTGACGGACAGGGTGTGGGTACAACAGCCTCCACAACGCCAGACACACCAGCCAGTGGcgatcagcaccctcaaatgtCCTAG
- the LOC125288713 gene encoding tubulin beta-4 chain: MREIVHLQAGQCGNQIGAKFWEVISDEHGIDPTGTYHGDSDLQLERINVYFNEATGGKYVPRAILVDLEPGTMDSVRSGPFGQIFRPDNFVFGQSGAGNNWAKGHYTEGAELVDSVLDVVRKEAESCDCLQGFQLTHSLGGGTGSGMGTLLISKIREEYPDRIMNTFSVVPSPKVSDTVVEPYNATLSVHQLVENTDETYCIDNEALYDICFRTLKLTTPTYGDLNHLVSATMSGVTTCLRFPGQLNADLRKLAVNMVPFPRLHFFMPGFAPLTSRGSQQYRALTVPELTQQMFDAKNMMAACDPRHGRYLTVAAIFRGRMSMKEVDEQMLNVQNKNSSYFVEWIPNNVKTAVCDIPPRGLKMSATFIGNSTAIQELFKRISEQFTAMFRRKAFLHWYTGEGMDEMEFTEAESNMNDLVSEYQQYQDATAEEEGEFEEGEEDIE; the protein is encoded by the exons ATGAGGGAGATTGTTCATTTGCAAGCCGGCCAGTGTGGAAATCAAATAGGCGCGAAG ttttGGGAGGTGATAAGTGATGAACATGGCATTGACCCTACTGGCACCTATCACGGAGACAGTGATCTACAACTGGAAAGAATAAATGTCTACTTCAATGAGGCAACTG GTGGGAAATATGTCCCTCGTGCCATCCTTGTGGATTTGGAGCCTGGAACCATGGATTCTGTCCGTTCAGGGCCATTTGGTCAAATCTTCCGGCCTGACAACTTTGTCTTTG GTCAGAGTGGCGCTGGAAACAACTGGGCAAAAGGTCATTACACAGAGGGAGCGGAACTAGTGGATTCTGTGCTAGATGTTGTCAGGAAGGAAGCAGAGAGCTGCGACTGTCTACAGGGATTCCAGCTTACACATTCTTTAGGTGGTGGCACAGGATCAGGCATGGGAACTTTGTTGATTAGTAAGATTCGTGAAGAGTACCCAGACCGCATCATGAATACCTTTAGCGTAGTCCCCTCCCCTAAAGTGTCAGATACAGTGGTAGAGCCTTATAATGCAACCTTGTCTGTCCATCAGTTAGTTGAGAATACAGATGAAACATACTGCATTGACAATGAAGCCCTGTATGATATCTGTTTCCGCACCCTGAAGCTAACCACTCCCACGTACGGCGACCTCAACCATTTGGTTTCTGCTACCATGAGTGGTGTCACCACCTGCCTTCGTTTCCCAGGACAGCTGAATGCAGATCTTCGCAAGCTGGCAGTAAACATGGTACCCTTTCCCCGTCTGCACTTCTTTATGCCTGGTTTTGCTCCCCTCACCAGCCGTGGCAGCCAGCAGTACCGTGCCCTCACCGTGCCTGAACTCACCCAGCAGATGTTCGACGCCAAGAACATGATGGCTGCTTGCGACCCTCGTCACGGACGCTACCTGACGGTAGCAGCCATCTTCCGTGGCCGCATGTCCATGAAGGAGGTGGATGAGCAGATGTTGAATGTCCAGAACAAGAACAGCAGCTACTTTGTCGAGTGGATCCCCAATAACGTGAAGACGGCTGTTTGTGACATTCCACCTCGGGGTCTCAAGATGTCCGCCACATTCATTGGTAACAGCACAGCCATTCAAGAGCTGTTCAAACGCATCTCGGAGCAGTTCACAGCCATGTTCCGCCGCAAGGCCTTCTTGCACTGGTACACCGGAGAGGGCATGGATGAGATGGAGTTCACAGAGGCCGAGAGCAACATGAATGACCTGGTTTCTGAGTACCAGCAGTACCAGGACGCCACTGCCGAGGAGGAGGGCGAGTTTGAGGAGGGTGAAGAGGACATCGAGTGA
- the mdh1b gene encoding putative malate dehydrogenase 1B, with the protein MARFVVAGKADCPHYAKAELLADLLQRKLPDFRIHKICVHPNEWKQWLETTCLSNGWEHEHSPLVWRELIDRGGKGMLLGGFSDFMEHVQGYYGITSDMTTDLMLKIAKENLQTKELFMQEEAQGHSLLQPLHIWINSALHPTCYSLIPLLFDSEVFTSAPLISLHLLDVGGSEEALHGIKMETEDLSSPQLHEITVHNFLDEYVFHQAHFIIFLDDWPPGQEKEGQTEEVGRAVMKKVAKNFQNYGKLIDSRAHKNVRVMVVGDSFINLKCSLLLENAPSVDSSHFVAMGTQLEYEARAQIAKKLGVTSADVTDVIIWGNISGSFHVDLQRARVFRYEGAIYRPPNFSQPLLEMSNNRKKFETDIMSLLSLHRSMVTSKTERAAAMSATNGVCAILKAWNNNSSPKEVFSLGIISRGEYNVPKGLVVSMPVVFSCGQWSVVPNLAISDELRIRIEDSISQLKTEKENTVCS; encoded by the exons ATGGCAAGATTTGTTGTTGCAG GCAAGGCAGATTGCCCTCATTATGCAAAAGCAGAGCTTCTTGCAGACTTACTTCAGAGAAAGTTGCCCGACTTTCGTATTCACAAAATTTGTGTACATCCAAATGAATGGAAG CAATGGCTAGAGACGACTTGCCTTAGTAATGGCTGGGAGCATGAACACTCTCCTTTGGTGTGGAGAGAACTTATTGATAGAGGGGGGAAAGGAATGCTTCTGGGTGGTTTCAGTGACTTCATGGAACATGTCCAG GGTTATTATGGAATTACATCAGACATGACAACAGACTTGATGCTGAAAATTGCGAAAGAAAACCTTCAGACAAAGGAGCTATTTATGCAGGAGGAAGCACAAGGGCACAGCCTGCTTCAACCTCTACACATTTGGATAAACAG TGCCCTGCACCCAACATGCTACAGCCTGATCCCTCTGCTGTTTGACTCTGAAGTTTTCACCAGTGCTCCTCTAATCAGCCTCCACCTCCTAGATGTTGGAGGAAGTGAGGAGGCCTTGCATGGAATCAAAATGGAGACTGAggatctctcctctccacagttACACGAGATCACTGTACACAATTTCTTGGATGAGTATGTCTTTCACCAGGCTCATTTTATCATCTTCCTCGATGACTGGCCACCTGGGCAAGAAAAAGAGGGGCAAACAGAAGAAGTTGGTCGGGCGGTGATGAAGAAAGTGGCCAAGAATTTCCAGAATTATGGAAAACTCATTGATTCAAGGGCACATAAAAACGTGCGAGTGATGGTTGTTGGGGACTCTTTCATCAATCTGAAGTGTTCTTTACTTCTGGAGAATGCACCTTCTGTGGACTCTAGTCACTTTGTTGCCATGGGAACTCAGCTGGAGTATGAAGCAAGGGCACAGATAGCAAAGAAGCTCGGTGTCACATCAGCAG ATGTGACAGATGTCATCATATGGGGAAATATCAGTGGCAGCTTCCATGTGGATCTTCAAAGAGCAAGGGTGTTCCGATATGAAGGTGCCATTTATAGACCTCCCAACTTTTCTCAGCCACTTCTGGAAATGTCAAATAACAG AAAAAAATTTGAGACTGATATTATGAGCTTGCTGAGTTTACATCGCTCCATGGTAACCTCAAAGACTGAAAGAGCTGCAGCCATGTCAGCAACAAATGGGGTATGCGCCATCCTGAAGGCCTGGAACAATAATTCCTCTCCTAAAGAGGTTTTCTCTTTGGGAATAATCAGCAGAG GAGAGTACAATGTTCCTAAAGGCCTAGTGGTTTCAATGCCTGTAGTCTTCAGTTGTGGACAGTGGTCTGTTGTACCCAATTTGGCTATTTCTGATGAACTGAGGATCAGAATTGAGGACTCAATCAGTCAGCTGAAAACA GAGAAAGAAAACACCGTATGCAGTTAA
- the prkag3a gene encoding 5'-AMP-activated protein kinase subunit gamma-1 isoform X3, which yields MEIVKQAASQDEPPKIDAVLHPLTFCSATDADAEIYMNFMKKHCCYDAMPTSCKLVVFDTTLQVKKAFFALVANGLRAAPLWDNKSQRFVGMLTITDFINILHRYYKSPLVQIYELEEHKIETWRDVYLQCCNRCLISITPDASLFDAIYSLLKHKIHRLPVIDPKSGNVLHILTHKRILKFLHIFGDKIPKPGFLQKTIDEVGIGTFKEIATVQETATLYDALSVFVDRRVSALPVVDSKGKVVALYSRFDVINLAAQKTYNNLNMTMREAVRRRTCFVEGVMKCYGHETLETIIDRIVRAEVHRLVLVDREDVVRGIISLSDLLQAMVLTPAGIDALCS from the exons ATGGAAATTGTCAAACAG GCAGCATCGCAAGATGAACCTCCCAAGATCGACGCAG TCCTCCATCCTCTGACATTCTGCTCAGCCACTGATGCTGATGCAGAGATATACATGAACTTCATGAAGAAACACTGTTGCTATGATGCCATGCCAACAAGTTGTAAACTAGTCGTATTTGACACCACACTTCAG GTGAAGAAGGCATTCTTTGCTTTAGTGGCCAATGGCTTAAGGGCTGCCCCCCTATGGGACAACAAGTCGCAAAGATTTGTGG GTATGCTCACCATCACAGATTTTATCAACATTCTTCACCGCTACTACAAATCTCCCTTG GTTCAGATCTACGAGCTGGAGGAACACAAGATTGAGACTTGGAGAG ACGTTTATCTTCAGTGCTGTAACCGCTGTCTGATCAGTATCACACCTGATGCCAG TCTCTTCGACGCCATCTACTCTCTGCTGAAGCACAAGATCCACCGACTACCTGTCATTGACCCTAAGTCAGGAAATGTGCTACACATTCTGACACACAAGCGCATCCTCAAATTCCTTCACATATTT GGAGACAAGATACCAAAGCCTGGGTTCTTGCAGAAAACCATAGATGAAGTTGGCATCGGGACTTTCAAAGAGATAGCCACTGTGCAAGAGACCGCCACGCTTTACGACGCCTTGTCTGTGTTCGTGGATCGGAGGGTGTCTGCCCTGCCAGTTGTTGACAGCAAAG GAAAGGTGGTGGCTCTCTACTCCAGGTTTGATGTGATT AATCTTGCAGCACAGAAGACTTACAACAATCTCAACATGACCATGCGGGAGGCTGTGCGGAGGCGGACTTGTTTTGTAGAGGGGGTCATGAAGTGCTATGGCCATGAGACCCTTGAGACGATCATCGACAGAATTGTTAGAGCAGAG gttCATCGGCTGGTTCTGGTGGACAGGGAAGATGTGGTGAGGggcataatctctctctctgacctgcTTCAGGCCATGGTCTTAACCCCAGCAGGTATTGATGCTCTTTGCTCGTAA
- the prkag3a gene encoding 5'-AMP-activated protein kinase subunit gamma-1 isoform X1 gives MEIVKQAASQDEPPKIDAVLHPLTFCSATDADAEIYMNFMKKHCCYDAMPTSCKLVVFDTTLQVKKAFFALVANGLRAAPLWDNKSQRFVGMLTITDFINILHRYYKSPLVQIYELEEHKIETWRGDSSQNVYLQCCNRCLISITPDASLFDAIYSLLKHKIHRLPVIDPKSGNVLHILTHKRILKFLHIFGDKIPKPGFLQKTIDEVGIGTFKEIATVQETATLYDALSVFVDRRVSALPVVDSKGKVVALYSRFDVINLAAQKTYNNLNMTMREAVRRRTCFVEGVMKCYGHETLETIIDRIVRAEVHRLVLVDREDVVRGIISLSDLLQAMVLTPAGIDALCS, from the exons ATGGAAATTGTCAAACAG GCAGCATCGCAAGATGAACCTCCCAAGATCGACGCAG TCCTCCATCCTCTGACATTCTGCTCAGCCACTGATGCTGATGCAGAGATATACATGAACTTCATGAAGAAACACTGTTGCTATGATGCCATGCCAACAAGTTGTAAACTAGTCGTATTTGACACCACACTTCAG GTGAAGAAGGCATTCTTTGCTTTAGTGGCCAATGGCTTAAGGGCTGCCCCCCTATGGGACAACAAGTCGCAAAGATTTGTGG GTATGCTCACCATCACAGATTTTATCAACATTCTTCACCGCTACTACAAATCTCCCTTG GTTCAGATCTACGAGCTGGAGGAACACAAGATTGAGACTTGGAGAGGTGATTCATCTCAAA ACGTTTATCTTCAGTGCTGTAACCGCTGTCTGATCAGTATCACACCTGATGCCAG TCTCTTCGACGCCATCTACTCTCTGCTGAAGCACAAGATCCACCGACTACCTGTCATTGACCCTAAGTCAGGAAATGTGCTACACATTCTGACACACAAGCGCATCCTCAAATTCCTTCACATATTT GGAGACAAGATACCAAAGCCTGGGTTCTTGCAGAAAACCATAGATGAAGTTGGCATCGGGACTTTCAAAGAGATAGCCACTGTGCAAGAGACCGCCACGCTTTACGACGCCTTGTCTGTGTTCGTGGATCGGAGGGTGTCTGCCCTGCCAGTTGTTGACAGCAAAG GAAAGGTGGTGGCTCTCTACTCCAGGTTTGATGTGATT AATCTTGCAGCACAGAAGACTTACAACAATCTCAACATGACCATGCGGGAGGCTGTGCGGAGGCGGACTTGTTTTGTAGAGGGGGTCATGAAGTGCTATGGCCATGAGACCCTTGAGACGATCATCGACAGAATTGTTAGAGCAGAG gttCATCGGCTGGTTCTGGTGGACAGGGAAGATGTGGTGAGGggcataatctctctctctgacctgcTTCAGGCCATGGTCTTAACCCCAGCAGGTATTGATGCTCTTTGCTCGTAA